In Leptospira harrisiae, one genomic interval encodes:
- a CDS encoding MBL fold metallo-hydrolase gives MKKNNSNSLNFKIVFLFFLFTNLSCSWDRFVLRRVNESTIVKAKAAKELLDKDKITIILTGTGSPLPSESIQNSTAIFVNGQFLVFDAGDGVSMAMEKLNLPVSEISAVFITHFHSDHFADLGEVIDRSWLLGRQKTLTVHGPKGISDLVNGFMKSYQSEYGYRTKHHGEAVMPPQWKGAKTNEFSPKSDGSSKIVYEKDGVVVYAFFVNHEPVEPAVGYRIEYKGKSILISGDTADSEFLKKQSFGDDYLISEVMNKSMVAKIETAYESINNERLSKIMKDIQLYHIDAFELGKLAEDAKVKTLVLTHMIPFVSGYVQTKAIYKDPIQKVYHGELIIGHDGKRIEIPLP, from the coding sequence ATGAAAAAAAACAATTCCAATTCTCTAAATTTTAAGATCGTATTTTTGTTCTTTCTATTCACGAATCTCTCTTGTTCATGGGACCGATTCGTACTTCGTCGTGTGAATGAAAGCACAATTGTAAAAGCCAAAGCGGCAAAGGAACTTTTGGACAAGGATAAAATTACGATTATCCTTACGGGAACGGGTTCTCCACTTCCTTCGGAGAGTATCCAGAATTCCACTGCCATATTTGTGAATGGACAGTTTTTGGTTTTTGATGCTGGTGATGGTGTTTCAATGGCGATGGAAAAATTGAATTTACCCGTAAGTGAAATTAGCGCCGTTTTTATTACACATTTTCATTCAGATCATTTTGCTGACTTAGGCGAGGTGATTGACCGCAGTTGGTTACTGGGAAGACAAAAAACTCTAACCGTCCATGGACCAAAAGGGATTTCGGATCTTGTGAATGGGTTTATGAAAAGTTATCAATCTGAATATGGTTACCGTACCAAACACCATGGAGAAGCGGTGATGCCACCGCAGTGGAAAGGGGCTAAAACAAATGAATTTTCTCCTAAATCAGATGGATCTTCAAAAATTGTTTATGAAAAAGATGGAGTCGTCGTATATGCTTTTTTTGTAAATCATGAACCTGTGGAACCAGCAGTGGGTTATCGAATCGAATATAAAGGTAAATCCATCTTAATTTCCGGTGATACAGCTGATTCTGAATTTCTAAAAAAACAGTCGTTTGGCGATGATTATTTGATTTCAGAGGTAATGAACAAGTCAATGGTTGCGAAAATTGAAACAGCTTATGAATCGATAAATAATGAAAGATTAAGTAAAATTATGAAAGATATCCAGTTATATCATATAGATGCTTTTGAATTAGGAAAATTGGCTGAGGATGCAAAAGTTAAAACATTAGTTTTAACGCATATGATTCCGTTTGTAAGTGGATATGTTCAAACCAAAGCAATTTATAAAGACCCAATCCAAAAGGTATATCACGGAGAATTGATCATTGGACATGATGGCAAAAGAATCGAAATTCCATTGCCATAG
- a CDS encoding ArnT family glycosyltransferase yields the protein MYFVLLIFLSAIFAMTLGIPDATFPQGDEIMHIRSIRESLEVGSYTLPVLSGLPNPYKPPLLFWMGMFFDRIFGIGYFAERFVSFLFGLGTLGLFYQLYLSFSKSQKETKLATLAFAFSFLSLKFFGLLMMEGAMVFFTLLYVFLFYQYKKTKNLIYVVCGSFLVGFGYLLKGPILHIYIVLFLLSYLYTKMVRVRRGHFHISMKPLREEKQTLTLFSLSFIIPILWISYLYLFTSSGKELLRFFFVTENMGKFYAANQSGLRIWGGWLLYTIPFTIPLLYSVWLTIKKTTNQKNQIWSVVVIVFLILVTIFHLLPNRKDPYYVTPFVTLLFLLPAIIKTNWETLILSKLNQFSIPIVYFLFVAFAIILRLPLLFLVSLTGIVISISAIYAFQNGKVRFYGILIPQLLLVPVVMFFLIRPMADPDITKQLIGLEGKDVCVIAENPWTAMDVQNKLKSSKVNFALPLTYRETCATSTVMVAFQDTNFGEDWKKDTSWFQWKQHLNLDTDQTIKALLKMDKRSFQSEVSVWKKEERL from the coding sequence ATGTATTTTGTTCTTCTCATATTTCTTTCTGCTATATTTGCGATGACCCTCGGTATTCCCGATGCCACCTTTCCGCAAGGTGACGAAATCATGCACATTCGCTCCATTCGAGAAAGTTTGGAAGTGGGAAGTTATACATTACCTGTTTTGTCTGGACTTCCGAACCCATACAAGCCCCCTCTTCTATTTTGGATGGGAATGTTCTTTGATAGAATTTTTGGAATCGGATATTTTGCAGAACGATTTGTGTCCTTTCTCTTCGGACTAGGAACTTTAGGATTGTTCTATCAACTCTATTTATCCTTTAGTAAGTCGCAAAAAGAAACAAAACTCGCAACATTAGCCTTTGCCTTTTCTTTTCTTTCCTTAAAATTCTTTGGGCTTTTGATGATGGAAGGGGCAATGGTGTTTTTCACCCTTCTCTATGTATTTCTTTTTTACCAATATAAAAAAACTAAGAATCTAATCTATGTTGTTTGTGGAAGTTTTTTAGTTGGATTTGGTTATCTATTAAAAGGTCCAATCCTTCATATCTATATTGTTTTATTTTTACTTAGTTACCTTTACACAAAAATGGTAAGAGTAAGAAGAGGACATTTTCATATTTCAATGAAACCTCTAAGAGAAGAAAAACAAACTCTTACGTTGTTTTCACTTTCCTTCATCATTCCTATCCTTTGGATTTCCTATTTGTATTTATTTACAAGTTCTGGAAAAGAATTGTTAAGATTCTTTTTTGTAACAGAGAATATGGGGAAATTTTATGCAGCAAACCAATCAGGTCTTAGAATCTGGGGTGGTTGGCTTTTGTATACAATCCCCTTCACCATTCCGCTGTTGTATTCCGTTTGGTTGACTATCAAAAAAACAACAAATCAGAAAAACCAAATTTGGTCAGTTGTTGTGATAGTGTTTTTGATACTTGTAACGATCTTTCATTTATTACCAAACCGCAAAGATCCATATTATGTAACTCCATTTGTAACCTTACTATTTTTGTTGCCTGCCATCATAAAAACAAACTGGGAAACTTTGATTCTTTCTAAACTAAATCAATTTTCAATTCCAATAGTTTATTTTTTATTTGTTGCCTTTGCGATAATATTAAGACTTCCACTTTTATTTTTGGTATCTCTCACAGGAATTGTTATTTCCATCAGTGCCATTTATGCATTTCAAAATGGAAAAGTTAGGTTCTATGGAATTTTGATTCCTCAACTTCTTCTTGTTCCAGTTGTAATGTTTTTTCTCATTCGCCCAATGGCCGATCCAGATATTACAAAACAACTCATTGGATTAGAAGGGAAGGATGTTTGCGTCATTGCTGAAAATCCTTGGACAGCTATGGATGTACAAAACAAACTGAAAAGCTCAAAAGTAAACTTTGCATTACCTCTGACTTACAGAGAAACCTGCGCCACAAGCACAGTGATGGTGGCGTTTCAAGATACCAATTTCGGAGAAGATTGGAAAAAAGATACCTCTTGGTTTCAATGGAAACAACATCTGAATTTAGATACAGACCAAACCATCAAAGCCTTACTAAAAATGGACAAACGTTCTTTCCAATCAGAAGTAAGTGTTTGGAAAAAAGAGGAAAGACTATGA
- a CDS encoding SUMF1/EgtB/PvdO family nonheme iron enzyme, with the protein MVWVPSGQFEKGSNVYPEESPMYQTSVSGFWMDETEVTNDEFAKFVWETGYQTEAEAKFIPNLHPNDLILNEPGAVVFQKPKVDLKASAIDWWSYVPGTSWRHPDGPDSSIEGKGSFPVVAVSYIDAFNFAKWKGHTLPTEVEWEWAAANGSQEEANTWQGEFPYLDEGKDGFIGISPVGCFAKNKFGLYDMIGNVWEFTADPWLVDKNLDKSKYHTIKGGSFLCSPNYCKRYRAQAKQPQEDHLATNHIGFRTILHIRINTIHQNKEN; encoded by the coding sequence ATGGTTTGGGTTCCTTCGGGACAGTTTGAAAAGGGATCTAATGTATATCCGGAAGAATCACCAATGTACCAAACGTCCGTTTCTGGATTTTGGATGGATGAAACCGAAGTTACCAATGATGAATTTGCAAAATTTGTTTGGGAGACTGGTTATCAAACGGAAGCCGAGGCTAAATTCATTCCAAACCTCCATCCAAACGATTTGATACTGAATGAACCTGGCGCCGTTGTTTTTCAAAAACCGAAAGTGGATCTAAAGGCCTCAGCAATTGATTGGTGGAGTTATGTTCCTGGCACCAGTTGGCGTCATCCTGATGGTCCAGATTCTTCCATAGAAGGCAAAGGATCCTTTCCTGTGGTGGCCGTGAGTTATATAGACGCATTCAACTTTGCAAAATGGAAAGGCCATACTTTGCCTACGGAAGTGGAATGGGAATGGGCAGCAGCCAACGGGAGTCAGGAAGAAGCAAATACCTGGCAAGGTGAGTTTCCTTACTTAGATGAAGGGAAAGATGGATTTATTGGAATTTCACCTGTTGGTTGTTTTGCGAAAAATAAATTCGGTTTATATGATATGATCGGAAATGTTTGGGAATTCACTGCAGATCCCTGGCTTGTTGATAAAAATTTAGACAAATCAAAATACCATACGATCAAAGGTGGATCTTTTCTTTGTTCGCCAAACTATTGCAAACGATATAGGGCCCAAGCAAAACAACCTCAGGAAGATCATTTGGCAACGAATCATATTGGGTTTCGAACCATCTTACATATTAGAATCAATACAATTCACCAAAATAAGGAAAACTAA
- a CDS encoding polyprenol monophosphomannose synthase, producing MQNKTSIILPTYNEAGNIKNCAETISKILEKESLEFEIVIVDDNSPDGTFEVAKVLAEYDKRIKPFVRTTERGLSSAVTYGYDKAEGDNLVVVDADFQHDYTKIPDVIRLLNENDIVVATRRSADGGYGNFPILRKLASQFATKISEWLFPVPISDPMSGFFGIRKSIYLETKEKLHPRGYKILFEILGSVRTEKIAEVGYTFGLRTWGQSKLDSGVIFYFIWDLISIKWNQWRLSHSFQFRSKRRNSHIHP from the coding sequence ATGCAAAATAAAACAAGTATAATACTCCCAACTTATAACGAGGCCGGTAATATCAAAAACTGTGCTGAAACTATCTCTAAAATTTTAGAAAAAGAATCCTTAGAGTTTGAAATTGTCATTGTGGATGACAACTCCCCTGACGGAACATTTGAAGTTGCTAAAGTCCTTGCTGAATACGACAAACGAATCAAACCTTTTGTCCGCACCACAGAAAGAGGACTGAGTTCAGCTGTCACTTACGGTTACGACAAAGCAGAAGGTGACAATCTAGTGGTTGTCGATGCAGACTTTCAACACGATTATACCAAAATTCCAGATGTAATTCGTTTGCTGAATGAAAACGATATTGTTGTAGCCACACGTCGTAGTGCCGATGGCGGTTATGGTAATTTTCCGATACTTAGAAAGTTAGCAAGTCAGTTTGCTACCAAAATCTCTGAGTGGTTGTTTCCTGTTCCCATTTCTGATCCCATGAGTGGATTCTTTGGAATTAGAAAATCTATTTATTTAGAAACCAAAGAAAAACTTCACCCAAGAGGTTATAAAATTCTTTTTGAAATTTTGGGTTCAGTTCGTACGGAAAAAATTGCTGAAGTAGGTTATACCTTTGGGCTAAGAACTTGGGGACAATCGAAACTTGATTCTGGAGTGATTTTTTATTTTATTTGGGACCTAATTTCGATTAAATGGAACCAATGGAGATTATCTCACTCTTTCCAATTTCGATCCAAAAGAAGAAATTCACATATCCATCCATAG
- a CDS encoding DinB family protein: MDPNYAENYQILQQGIYLLESISNESYKLKHGILESSIGEHFRHIIEHYELFWNGIPNGHIDYDQRKRNPLLETDRLFAIESMKHFVSLFQTQIFEPKNISISQNYNPTENIPAILSNTNRELLFLLSHTVHHYAIISILVKLDGGIVSDGFGFSPATLFAKAKQV; this comes from the coding sequence ATGGATCCAAATTATGCTGAAAACTATCAAATTTTACAGCAAGGGATTTATCTCCTCGAATCTATTTCGAACGAAAGTTATAAACTAAAACACGGAATCCTTGAGTCTTCCATAGGTGAACACTTTCGTCACATCATTGAACATTACGAGCTGTTTTGGAATGGGATCCCAAATGGCCACATTGATTACGACCAGAGGAAAAGGAATCCTCTCCTTGAAACTGATCGATTGTTTGCCATTGAATCAATGAAACATTTTGTCTCTCTATTTCAAACTCAGATCTTTGAACCAAAAAATATTTCAATTTCACAAAACTACAACCCTACAGAAAACATTCCTGCCATTCTTAGTAATACCAATCGGGAACTTTTATTTTTACTTTCTCATACAGTTCATCACTATGCCATTATCTCCATCTTAGTTAAGTTAGATGGAGGTATCGTTTCTGATGGGTTTGGGTTTTCACCTGCCACTCTTTTTGCGAAAGCTAAACAAGTTTAA
- a CDS encoding alpha-glucosidase — protein sequence MEKKMEWWKQTSIYQIYPWSFQDSDGDGIGDLKGILGRLDQIRELGVETIWFSPFYRSPGEDFGYDISDYTAIDPRFGTMEDCDKLIKEIHKRKMRVVLDMVMNHTSDKHPWFLESRSSKENPKRDFYIWKKGNGQKPNNWISMVGTSGWNYDKTTDEYYYSNFLSFQPDLNYRNPKVKKAMFGVLDFWLKKGVDGFRLDIFNSIYKDESFKNNPFSFRYFPTPDNHDEAFFQKKTYNLNLPESFQFAKEVRKHISKYKQNPFLIGEVSGSDKVLKSFLGEKSDGLNLVFQFELIHFDYHAKFFKELLEKNEKEFFAPHTPTYVLGNHDQRRYIDRLGGDIRKAKVLSAFQFLARGIPVVYYGDEIGRKEGRISNFLGKDPIAKMNRFVPLFLSNLLGIYINRDNCRLPMLWDTVENAGFSKGRPWLSVGAFKSSDTVSGQKKEENSLWNHYKSLFHLRKGSEVLKAGSVRTKSSSFSDLLCFERFLGDKVITVYLNFGETEGKEPVIKGSKLLYQFGDAMVKGETIHLPSHSGLVFEHKLQKKMSI from the coding sequence ATGGAAAAGAAAATGGAATGGTGGAAACAAACTTCAATTTATCAAATTTACCCTTGGTCCTTTCAGGATTCCGATGGTGATGGGATTGGCGATTTAAAAGGGATTCTTGGGCGTTTGGATCAAATTCGTGAATTGGGTGTGGAGACCATTTGGTTTTCCCCATTTTACAGAAGTCCTGGTGAAGATTTTGGATACGATATTTCCGACTACACCGCCATTGACCCCCGGTTTGGCACAATGGAAGACTGTGACAAACTCATCAAAGAAATCCACAAACGGAAGATGCGAGTGGTACTCGATATGGTGATGAACCATACTTCTGACAAACACCCTTGGTTTTTAGAATCCCGATCTTCCAAAGAGAATCCCAAAAGGGATTTTTATATTTGGAAAAAGGGGAATGGGCAAAAGCCAAACAATTGGATTTCAATGGTTGGGACCTCCGGTTGGAACTATGACAAAACTACGGATGAGTATTATTATAGTAATTTTTTATCCTTTCAGCCAGATCTTAATTATAGAAATCCAAAAGTAAAAAAAGCCATGTTTGGTGTTTTAGATTTCTGGTTAAAAAAAGGGGTCGATGGGTTTCGCCTAGATATCTTTAACTCCATTTATAAAGATGAAAGTTTCAAAAACAATCCTTTTAGCTTTCGATATTTCCCAACTCCAGATAACCATGATGAGGCGTTCTTTCAGAAAAAAACATACAATCTAAACTTACCTGAATCCTTTCAATTTGCAAAAGAAGTAAGAAAACATATTTCTAAATACAAACAAAATCCATTTCTCATTGGAGAGGTGAGTGGGTCAGACAAAGTTTTAAAATCCTTTTTGGGAGAAAAATCAGATGGGCTCAATTTGGTATTTCAGTTTGAATTAATTCACTTTGACTACCATGCTAAATTCTTTAAGGAACTTTTAGAAAAAAACGAAAAAGAATTTTTTGCTCCTCACACTCCGACCTATGTTTTGGGTAATCACGACCAAAGACGTTACATCGACAGATTAGGTGGTGATATCAGAAAGGCAAAAGTTTTGTCTGCGTTTCAGTTTTTAGCTCGAGGAATTCCTGTTGTGTATTATGGAGATGAAATAGGAAGGAAGGAAGGCCGAATTTCTAATTTTCTTGGAAAAGATCCTATTGCCAAAATGAATCGGTTTGTACCTCTATTTTTATCCAATCTTCTTGGGATTTATATCAATAGAGACAATTGTCGTCTGCCTATGTTATGGGATACAGTTGAAAATGCTGGATTTTCTAAAGGAAGGCCATGGTTGTCTGTCGGAGCATTTAAATCTTCTGATACAGTCAGTGGCCAAAAGAAAGAAGAAAATTCTCTTTGGAACCATTACAAGTCGCTCTTTCATTTAAGAAAAGGATCTGAAGTTTTAAAAGCGGGAAGTGTCCGAACAAAGTCGAGTAGTTTTAGTGATCTATTGTGTTTTGAAAGGTTTCTTGGGGATAAAGTGATTACGGTATATCTGAATTTTGGTGAAACGGAAGGGAAAGAACCGGTTATAAAAGGATCAAAATTATTGTATCAGTTTGGCGATGCGATGGTTAAGGGAGAAACGATCCATTTACCAAGTCATTCGGGTCTTGTTTTCGAACATAAACTACAGAAGAAAATGAGCATTTAG
- a CDS encoding STAS domain-containing protein: MVTKTVEENCYRIESNRLDVYSAASLEEDMTNIFEKGVTSLYLDFSKVEEVSSSVLGLLLYKKMIYGKQGVRLFLINVNPQIQKILKILNLNAHFLL; this comes from the coding sequence ATGGTCACAAAAACGGTAGAGGAAAATTGTTATCGAATTGAGTCCAATCGACTGGATGTATACTCTGCTGCAAGTTTAGAAGAAGATATGACAAATATCTTCGAAAAAGGAGTCACCTCTCTCTACTTGGATTTTTCCAAGGTAGAAGAGGTTTCTTCCTCAGTTCTCGGTCTACTTTTATACAAAAAGATGATCTATGGAAAACAAGGAGTCAGACTTTTTCTCATCAATGTAAACCCACAGATTCAAAAGATCTTAAAAATTCTAAACCTAAATGCTCATTTTCTTCTGTAG
- the speD gene encoding adenosylmethionine decarboxylase — protein sequence MDKEKIKLSGFNNLTKVLSFNLYDFCITLDDEQKGRYVSYIHDKYNASKITEISKEIVKRIDANILSVSAQDYDPVGASAMVLMSDVKGGGNPIPSTQVSMHLDKSHITVHTYPDAADPDGICSFRVDIDISTCGEIIPLDSINFLFEAFECDVVYIDYVVRGYTRLADGRKIYNDHHFNSILDFVKPELKRNYTFLSDINMPQDNTWQTKMMIKELGPENYLLNPTDISHPDVPNKMKLLREEMKEVYHMIH from the coding sequence ATGGATAAAGAAAAAATCAAACTTTCCGGTTTCAACAATCTGACAAAAGTTTTGAGTTTTAACCTCTACGATTTTTGCATCACTTTGGATGACGAACAAAAAGGTAGATACGTAAGTTATATCCACGACAAATACAATGCTAGCAAAATTACAGAAATCTCTAAAGAGATTGTCAAACGAATTGATGCAAATATCCTTTCTGTCTCTGCACAAGACTACGATCCTGTAGGTGCTTCTGCTATGGTTCTGATGAGCGATGTCAAAGGTGGGGGCAATCCCATCCCCTCCACACAAGTCAGTATGCACCTAGACAAATCACATATCACTGTCCACACCTATCCAGATGCGGCAGATCCCGATGGGATTTGTTCTTTTCGAGTGGACATTGACATTTCAACTTGTGGAGAGATCATTCCTCTTGACTCCATCAATTTTTTATTTGAAGCATTTGAATGCGATGTGGTGTACATTGATTATGTAGTTCGAGGTTACACACGTTTGGCGGACGGTAGGAAAATTTATAACGACCACCATTTTAATTCGATTTTGGATTTTGTAAAACCAGAACTCAAAAGAAATTATACTTTTTTATCAGATATCAATATGCCTCAAGACAATACTTGGCAAACGAAAATGATGATCAAGGAACTTGGGCCAGAAAATTATTTACTCAATCCAACTGACATTTCTCATCCCGATGTTCCAAACAAAATGAAACTCCTAAGAGAGGAAATGAAAGAAGTTTACCACATGATCCATTAA
- a CDS encoding methyl-accepting chemotaxis protein, giving the protein MAAVLSERQKKVDTFFLWAILAHTPLVFFLSLGYGATTVVTLSAVVISFVSFIFYKIARGTFFLRAWNGATLMMFSALMIQAQFGRIEMHFHVFSALAILFVYEDWRVLLVAALTIAVHHLVGNYIQEFGTVIFGTKVIVYSYGTGLEIVFTHALFVVFETGILIYFSIRSVLELKKQIEAQTNLETVIAGVTAAVDEVSSGTKTFFENSNLISQKVKEFQTSFQTQSSSIEAISAATEETAASSQLILEGSNRQIGEVKTVEELNRNLFSLSEGFVTSLEVMRSKIQESADSVKKTETEFTGLYQSMEVAVDDSEKMEEILELISDIAEKVNLLSLNASIEAARAGDAGRGFAVVASEISKLADSTAEATKNISSISGKIKSAIQVSFKQSNQINQTVQSFVKSILSSEEGMRELTVKITGTLSAFEKQEQALLTLDQIAQEMQVSSKEQSTSMDEISNSILDLNVKTQTNLGTCANMIGLIDKGNVIFHGLKDSVETLSAIIDDDKS; this is encoded by the coding sequence TTGGCAGCAGTTTTATCGGAACGCCAAAAAAAAGTAGATACATTTTTTCTTTGGGCGATTTTGGCTCACACTCCTCTTGTTTTTTTTCTCTCATTGGGTTATGGTGCCACTACCGTCGTCACGCTTTCTGCTGTGGTGATTTCCTTTGTTTCCTTTATTTTTTATAAGATAGCACGCGGAACTTTTTTCCTTAGGGCTTGGAATGGGGCAACTCTTATGATGTTTAGTGCTCTTATGATCCAAGCTCAGTTTGGTCGCATCGAAATGCACTTCCATGTATTCAGTGCCCTTGCCATTTTATTTGTTTATGAAGACTGGCGAGTATTATTGGTAGCTGCTTTGACAATCGCCGTACACCACTTAGTGGGAAATTACATCCAAGAGTTTGGGACAGTTATTTTTGGAACCAAAGTAATTGTGTATAGTTATGGAACAGGTCTTGAGATCGTTTTTACCCACGCATTATTTGTAGTGTTTGAAACAGGAATTCTCATTTATTTTTCCATTCGTTCTGTTTTGGAACTTAAAAAACAAATAGAAGCACAGACGAATTTGGAAACGGTGATTGCAGGCGTCACTGCGGCTGTAGACGAAGTATCCTCTGGAACAAAAACATTTTTTGAAAATTCCAATTTGATTTCGCAAAAAGTAAAAGAATTTCAAACATCTTTTCAAACCCAATCTTCTTCCATTGAGGCTATTTCGGCTGCAACAGAAGAAACGGCAGCTTCCAGCCAATTGATTTTAGAAGGTTCCAATCGCCAAATTGGTGAAGTGAAAACGGTTGAGGAATTAAATCGAAATTTATTTAGTTTGAGTGAAGGGTTTGTGACTTCATTGGAAGTGATGCGTTCCAAAATCCAGGAGTCAGCTGATAGTGTTAAAAAAACCGAAACAGAATTTACTGGTCTTTACCAATCCATGGAAGTCGCTGTTGACGATTCGGAAAAAATGGAAGAAATTTTAGAGTTAATTTCTGATATCGCAGAAAAGGTCAACTTACTTTCGTTAAATGCTTCGATTGAAGCGGCCCGTGCAGGAGATGCAGGACGTGGATTTGCTGTTGTTGCTTCCGAAATTTCAAAACTTGCCGATTCAACTGCAGAAGCTACAAAAAATATTTCTTCCATTTCAGGAAAAATCAAATCGGCCATCCAGGTTAGTTTTAAACAATCCAATCAAATCAACCAAACAGTTCAAAGTTTTGTGAAGTCAATTCTTTCTTCAGAAGAAGGAATGCGAGAACTGACAGTAAAAATTACAGGAACTCTTTCTGCCTTTGAAAAACAAGAACAGGCCTTACTTACCTTGGATCAAATTGCCCAAGAGATGCAAGTATCAAGTAAGGAACAATCTACAAGTATGGATGAAATTTCAAATTCCATTCTTGATTTAAATGTAAAAACACAAACCAATTTAGGAACTTGTGCGAATATGATTGGGCTCATAGATAAGGGGAATGTTATATTCCACGGTTTGAAGGATTCAGTAGAAACTTTATCTGCAATCATTGATGATGACAAATCGTAA
- a CDS encoding sulfatase-like hydrolase/transferase, which produces MKLLKIVVSIFFVLFTLLGLLYYNRLLLLRYSLGWITDIRHPREKNHPVPWQTGPDHSKEPLTSRPPNVILIMADDLGFNDVTTYGGGYADLAVPTPHIDSIANDGVRFDSGYSGSAVCTVSRAALLTGRYPSRFGVEFTPTPGALARVGADLYADPDRLYPVVIDKEKAEKSKSFNELGMPGSEITIAEVLKERGYHSVHIGKWHLGSTEEMRPNKQGFNETLFMESGLYLPVDDPNVYNSKQDFDPIDRFLWPNMRFGVSYNGGRWFEPSRYLTDYFTDEAVKVIKTNKHRPFFLFLAHWAVHTPLQASKEDYDALSHIKDHRKRVYLSMIRSLDRSVGKILESLAQEGLDKNTIVIFTSDNGAPNYIGLPDVNSPFRGWKLTLFQGGIRVPYVAKWPGHIKPGTKYQNAITNIDILPTVAGAAGVKLPLDREIDGVNLLPYLKGQVVQKQRPLFWSDGYYQTVQAEGWKLIRTERPKKKWLFHLDIDPLEKKNVVSLYPEKISKLEGLLDNYNKQMPEPLWASFIEFPVSIDKTLDQKQEKEDEYTYWVN; this is translated from the coding sequence ATGAAACTTTTAAAAATTGTAGTATCAATCTTCTTTGTTCTTTTTACCCTTCTTGGCCTCCTCTATTATAATCGATTACTTTTACTTCGTTATTCACTAGGTTGGATTACTGACATCCGTCATCCGAGAGAAAAAAACCATCCTGTACCTTGGCAAACTGGTCCAGATCATTCAAAAGAACCACTCACTAGTCGCCCACCGAATGTTATTTTAATTATGGCAGATGATTTGGGTTTTAACGATGTGACAACATATGGTGGAGGTTATGCGGACTTAGCAGTTCCCACTCCTCATATTGACTCCATAGCAAATGATGGTGTACGTTTTGATTCTGGTTATTCCGGGAGTGCGGTTTGTACCGTATCACGTGCAGCTCTATTGACGGGTAGGTATCCCTCTCGATTTGGAGTCGAGTTTACGCCGACACCTGGGGCACTGGCAAGAGTAGGTGCTGATTTATATGCAGATCCGGACCGGTTGTATCCTGTTGTTATTGATAAAGAAAAAGCAGAAAAATCAAAAAGTTTTAATGAACTAGGAATGCCTGGTTCGGAAATCACAATCGCTGAAGTTTTAAAAGAGCGAGGATACCACTCTGTTCACATTGGGAAATGGCATCTGGGAAGTACTGAGGAGATGAGACCCAACAAACAAGGGTTTAATGAAACATTGTTTATGGAGAGTGGGTTGTATCTTCCAGTTGATGACCCTAACGTTTATAATTCAAAACAGGATTTTGATCCGATTGATCGTTTTTTATGGCCGAATATGCGTTTTGGTGTGAGTTATAACGGTGGTAGGTGGTTTGAACCAAGCCGATATTTGACAGATTATTTTACTGATGAAGCAGTGAAGGTGATTAAAACCAATAAACACAGACCTTTCTTTTTATTTTTAGCTCATTGGGCAGTGCACACTCCCTTACAAGCAAGTAAGGAAGATTATGATGCACTATCTCATATCAAGGATCATAGGAAACGAGTGTATTTAAGTATGATTCGTTCTTTGGATCGAAGTGTAGGAAAAATTCTCGAGTCGTTGGCACAAGAAGGATTGGATAAAAACACAATTGTGATTTTTACAAGTGATAACGGTGCACCAAATTATATAGGGTTACCTGATGTAAATTCACCCTTTCGTGGTTGGAAATTGACCCTTTTTCAAGGTGGGATCCGTGTCCCTTATGTTGCGAAATGGCCAGGTCATATCAAACCAGGTACAAAATACCAAAATGCAATTACCAATATTGATATCTTACCTACGGTAGCAGGTGCCGCTGGCGTAAAACTTCCGTTAGATAGGGAAATTGACGGTGTAAACCTTTTGCCTTATTTAAAAGGTCAGGTGGTTCAAAAACAAAGACCTCTTTTTTGGAGTGATGGGTATTACCAAACGGTCCAAGCAGAAGGATGGAAATTAATTCGAACAGAGCGTCCGAAAAAGAAATGGTTGTTTCATTTAGACATTGATCCCTTGGAAAAGAAAAATGTTGTTTCTTTGTATCCGGAAAAAATATCGAAATTGGAAGGATTATTAGATAACTATAATAAACAAATGCCTGAACCACTTTGGGCTTCTTTTATTGAATTTCCTGTCTCGATTGATAAAACATTAGATCAAAAACAAGAGAAAGAAGATGAATATACCTATTGGGTGAATTGA